In one Chitinophaga sancti genomic region, the following are encoded:
- a CDS encoding family 78 glycoside hydrolase catalytic domain: MQRILFCLLCCLPGFLSAQVNWSGSWITNTTDTTLSKAPFFRKVFHTGKPLQNAVAYVSGVGYHVLYVNGKPVTDAVLEQGYTRYDKRLLYNTYDITSLLANGDNVVAAELGNGWYNIQSHAVWEFHKAPWRNTPRMLINIVLTYKDGSRETIVTDRSWKCTTGPSQYNNLYTGEIYDARAELPGWNKPGYNDAGWQAALETNSPGGILVPQEMPGIKIIRRIKPVSVKQVDKDEYLFDMGQNFAGVVTLKVKGAAGTKVTLSYREVLKDGKIDLAHNTEHMRSWPGELPFQTDIYILKGGGMETFTPQFTYHGFQYVSVKTTAAIKLDKSSLEGLFYSTAFEEAGHFSSSDPMINKLYDAARQSYRSNFLSIPTDCPQREKNGWTADAHISAEIGLWNYKSASGYRKWLNDIRDAQAPNGAIPGIVPSNGWGSDSRDYTFGPAWGSALPIITWYLYVYEGDTAAIRENYDAIKKYTDLLTNGAENYIFKKGLGDWMSIVETPVPFTSTACYYTDAVLVSKMAGILGKNEDAAAYAALAEKISTAFNKEYYDPQTMQYGVTTATALSTTVYHKLVPAPALNKTVAQLAKKITDNHYHADFGVLGTKYVLPSLSDNGHVELAMKMLTDTGYAGWAHWIANGATTLFEDWPGQYTHNHIFFGDYCAWFYKTLAGIRPDETAPGFKHFFIQPSFVSQLTFAKADYQCRYGKIVSSWKRVGKQVILEMEVPPNTTATLRLEGKEDKLLQPGRHKLTI; this comes from the coding sequence TTGCAACGTATTTTATTTTGCCTGCTCTGCTGCCTGCCCGGTTTCCTGTCTGCACAGGTGAACTGGTCCGGTAGCTGGATCACGAATACCACAGATACCACGCTTTCGAAAGCACCTTTTTTCAGGAAAGTATTTCACACGGGTAAGCCATTGCAAAATGCAGTGGCTTACGTATCCGGCGTAGGGTATCATGTATTGTATGTAAACGGGAAACCTGTCACCGATGCAGTGCTGGAACAGGGGTATACCCGTTATGACAAAAGACTGCTGTACAATACCTACGACATTACTTCATTGCTGGCCAATGGCGACAACGTAGTAGCAGCAGAACTGGGTAATGGCTGGTATAATATCCAATCCCATGCAGTATGGGAATTTCATAAAGCTCCCTGGCGCAATACGCCCCGCATGCTCATCAACATCGTGCTCACTTACAAGGATGGCAGCAGGGAAACCATCGTTACTGATCGCAGCTGGAAATGTACCACGGGACCTAGCCAGTACAACAACCTGTACACCGGCGAGATCTATGATGCCCGGGCAGAACTGCCGGGCTGGAATAAACCGGGCTACAACGATGCCGGCTGGCAGGCCGCCCTTGAAACCAATTCTCCCGGCGGCATATTAGTACCACAGGAAATGCCGGGCATTAAAATTATCCGGCGCATCAAACCTGTGAGTGTAAAACAGGTGGATAAGGATGAATATCTCTTTGATATGGGGCAGAACTTTGCCGGCGTAGTCACCTTAAAAGTGAAAGGCGCAGCAGGCACAAAAGTGACCCTTTCTTACCGGGAAGTGCTGAAAGATGGAAAGATCGACCTTGCGCACAATACAGAACACATGCGCAGCTGGCCGGGTGAACTGCCTTTCCAGACGGATATTTATATCCTGAAAGGTGGTGGAATGGAAACATTTACACCACAGTTTACCTACCATGGTTTTCAATATGTATCAGTAAAAACTACTGCTGCTATAAAACTGGATAAGAGCTCACTGGAAGGCTTATTCTACAGCACCGCCTTTGAAGAAGCTGGTCACTTCAGCAGCTCAGATCCGATGATCAATAAGCTATACGATGCCGCCCGTCAATCATACAGGAGTAATTTCCTGAGCATCCCTACAGACTGTCCGCAGCGTGAAAAGAATGGCTGGACAGCAGATGCTCATATCTCAGCAGAGATTGGCCTGTGGAACTACAAGTCTGCATCAGGCTATCGCAAGTGGCTGAACGACATCCGGGATGCGCAGGCGCCCAATGGTGCAATACCGGGTATCGTACCTTCTAATGGCTGGGGTTCTGATAGCAGGGATTATACGTTTGGACCTGCCTGGGGAAGTGCACTGCCTATCATCACCTGGTATTTATATGTGTATGAAGGTGACACTGCTGCCATCAGGGAGAACTATGATGCGATTAAAAAATATACAGACCTGCTCACCAATGGCGCAGAGAATTATATTTTTAAAAAGGGATTGGGTGACTGGATGTCGATCGTAGAGACCCCCGTACCATTTACATCAACTGCCTGTTATTATACAGATGCGGTATTGGTATCAAAAATGGCAGGTATCCTGGGTAAGAACGAAGATGCGGCTGCTTATGCTGCATTAGCTGAAAAGATCAGTACTGCTTTCAACAAGGAGTATTATGATCCGCAAACCATGCAGTACGGTGTAACGACAGCTACCGCACTCAGTACAACCGTTTACCACAAGCTGGTGCCTGCACCGGCACTGAACAAGACAGTAGCACAACTGGCAAAGAAGATCACCGACAATCATTACCATGCAGATTTTGGGGTGCTGGGTACCAAGTATGTATTGCCATCACTGAGTGATAACGGGCATGTAGAACTGGCCATGAAAATGCTGACTGATACAGGTTATGCCGGTTGGGCACATTGGATTGCAAATGGGGCCACTACACTGTTTGAAGACTGGCCGGGCCAATACACCCACAATCATATTTTCTTTGGTGATTATTGTGCATGGTTCTACAAAACGCTTGCAGGCATTCGCCCGGATGAAACAGCACCCGGGTTCAAACATTTCTTTATTCAGCCTTCCTTTGTATCTCAGCTTACATTTGCAAAAGCTGATTATCAGTGCAGGTATGGAAAGATTGTTTCCAGCTGGAAACGTGTGGGCAAACAGGTGATCCTGGAAATGGAAGTACCACCCAATACAACAGCCACATTACGCTTAGAGGGTAAGGAAGATAAGCTCTTGCAACCCGGCAGGCATAAGCTGACTATATAA
- a CDS encoding GH92 family glycosyl hydrolase, with protein sequence MQLNRLLLGMALFAAPFARGQSTNSNVNYVDPTIGSVGIILEPTRPAVHLPNSMVRVFPIRRDQLDDRIHTFPLTIASHRQESLFGMMPVSGDDYFAPRVWDRERTTPYYYSTFLDDADQVEFTPAARSGYFKFHFQGKEKHYLRFQPLNGKGTIEATAGKQVITGTEQFHDMAAYFYAELSTPVVGVQTLDKEGQKILLAEVPAETAIKYGVSFVSIEQAKINLQKEIPDWNFDALKDKAFKAWDKVLGQINVKGGTPAQKRVFYTSLYRSYERMININEYGKYYSAYDHKVHTSDKPFYADNWLWDTYIALEPLQTLLHPAAEADKISSYIQMYEQGGWMPSFALVTGDHACMTGNHAAAWMADAWFKGVHNFDVAKAYEGLKKNALEATLLPWRNGPGTELDAFYNKHGYMPSLKPGEKEWVSEVHGFERRQAVAVTLENSFDDWCIAQLAVPAGKKEDVPLFLKRAANYKNVFRADKGFMWPKDSAGNWIEPFDPKFSGGQGGRDYFTENNAYTYNWDVKHDLRGLFGLMGGRAAAEANLDRLFREGLGRSKYQLWYTFPDATGLVGQFVMGNEPSFHIPYLYNYLGAPWKTQKRIRMLLDTWYTDNLFGIPGDEDGGGMTAFVVFSMMGFCPVTPGIPQYNIGSPVFTQVTIQLENGKVFTINAPKSSGENKYIQSAKMDGKVLNQPWFTHQEVLKGGVLELEMGAAPNKQWGSGEQATPPSSIDYKSGE encoded by the coding sequence ATGCAACTAAACAGGCTGCTACTGGGTATGGCACTATTTGCCGCTCCATTTGCACGAGGACAAAGTACAAATAGCAATGTCAACTATGTAGATCCCACCATTGGTAGTGTAGGCATCATCCTGGAGCCAACCCGTCCGGCAGTACACCTGCCCAATAGTATGGTAAGGGTATTCCCGATCCGCAGAGATCAGCTGGATGACCGCATTCACACTTTCCCGCTCACGATCGCATCGCACCGGCAGGAAAGTCTCTTTGGCATGATGCCGGTTTCTGGCGACGATTATTTCGCACCCCGTGTATGGGATAGGGAGCGTACCACCCCTTATTACTACAGCACTTTCCTGGACGATGCGGACCAGGTAGAGTTTACACCAGCAGCACGCAGCGGGTATTTCAAATTTCATTTCCAGGGAAAGGAGAAGCATTATCTCCGCTTTCAGCCTTTGAATGGTAAAGGCACCATAGAAGCTACAGCCGGCAAACAGGTGATCACCGGTACTGAGCAATTCCACGACATGGCAGCTTACTTTTATGCAGAGCTGAGCACACCGGTAGTGGGTGTGCAAACTTTAGATAAAGAAGGTCAAAAGATATTGCTGGCGGAGGTGCCGGCAGAAACAGCGATTAAATACGGGGTGTCTTTTGTAAGTATTGAGCAGGCGAAAATAAACCTGCAAAAGGAGATTCCTGACTGGAACTTTGATGCACTGAAAGATAAGGCATTTAAAGCATGGGATAAGGTATTGGGCCAGATCAATGTAAAAGGCGGCACACCGGCCCAGAAGAGAGTATTCTATACTTCCCTCTACCGTTCTTATGAGCGCATGATCAACATCAACGAGTATGGCAAGTATTATAGTGCTTATGATCATAAGGTACATACCTCAGATAAGCCTTTTTACGCGGATAACTGGCTTTGGGATACCTACATTGCCCTGGAACCATTACAGACGCTTTTACACCCTGCCGCAGAGGCAGATAAGATCAGTTCTTATATCCAGATGTACGAACAGGGTGGCTGGATGCCGTCTTTTGCCCTGGTAACCGGTGATCACGCCTGTATGACGGGCAATCATGCGGCTGCATGGATGGCGGATGCCTGGTTCAAAGGGGTACATAATTTTGATGTAGCCAAAGCTTATGAGGGCTTGAAAAAGAATGCGCTGGAAGCGACACTTTTGCCCTGGAGAAATGGCCCTGGTACAGAACTGGATGCATTTTACAACAAGCATGGCTATATGCCATCCCTGAAACCGGGAGAGAAAGAGTGGGTGAGTGAGGTGCATGGTTTTGAACGCAGGCAGGCGGTAGCAGTGACGCTGGAGAATAGTTTTGATGACTGGTGTATTGCCCAACTGGCAGTACCGGCAGGTAAAAAGGAAGACGTACCGTTGTTTTTAAAGCGTGCGGCCAATTATAAGAACGTATTCCGTGCAGATAAGGGCTTTATGTGGCCCAAGGATTCTGCCGGTAACTGGATAGAGCCATTTGACCCCAAATTCTCAGGTGGTCAGGGTGGTCGTGATTATTTCACAGAGAACAATGCTTATACCTATAATTGGGATGTAAAGCATGACCTGAGGGGTTTATTTGGCCTGATGGGCGGCCGTGCGGCAGCAGAGGCAAACCTGGATCGGCTGTTCCGCGAAGGGTTGGGAAGGAGCAAATACCAGTTGTGGTATACATTCCCGGATGCAACGGGCCTGGTAGGTCAGTTTGTAATGGGGAATGAGCCGAGTTTCCATATCCCTTACCTGTACAATTACCTGGGGGCACCCTGGAAGACGCAGAAGCGCATCCGCATGCTGCTGGATACCTGGTATACAGATAACCTGTTTGGTATTCCGGGTGATGAAGATGGGGGTGGTATGACGGCGTTTGTGGTGTTTTCCATGATGGGATTCTGCCCTGTGACGCCTGGTATACCTCAGTATAATATTGGTAGCCCGGTGTTTACGCAGGTAACGATCCAATTGGAGAATGGAAAGGTGTTTACGATTAATGCGCCTAAGAGTTCAGGGGAGAATAAGTATATCCAAAGTGCGAAAATGGATGGGAAGGTGTTGAATCAGCCCTGGTTTACGCACCAGGAGGTGTTGAAAGGAGGGGTGTTGGAGCTGGAGATGGGAGCGGCCCCGAATAAGCAGTGGGGAAGTGGAGAGCAGGCGACACCACCATCTTCAATTGATTATAAATCAGGCGAATAG
- a CDS encoding ArsR/SmtB family transcription factor: MEHVEVFKALSNKARLQILQWLKDPTRNFPAEGCCENGVCVGQIQLKMGVTQSTASEYLSLLQRTGLLTVTRQGQWTYYKRNEDAIRELGKLILEDL, encoded by the coding sequence ATGGAACACGTGGAAGTATTCAAAGCATTATCCAACAAAGCAAGGCTTCAGATTTTACAATGGCTGAAAGACCCGACCAGGAATTTCCCGGCAGAAGGCTGCTGTGAAAATGGCGTATGTGTAGGACAAATCCAACTCAAAATGGGAGTTACACAATCAACTGCCTCTGAGTATTTGTCGCTTTTACAGCGAACAGGACTGCTTACCGTGACCAGGCAGGGCCAGTGGACATATTACAAAAGAAATGAAGATGCGATCAGGGAATTGGGGAAACTGATCCTGGAAGACCTGTAA